Proteins from a single region of Macrotis lagotis isolate mMagLag1 chromosome 2, bilby.v1.9.chrom.fasta, whole genome shotgun sequence:
- the LOC141511621 gene encoding keratin, type II cytoskeletal 4-like, translating to MNGQAVRRSQVGGYSSGSAVLPGRSRRVAGSSSVLKYGSYSGGRGSGFSSHSLVNLGRHKSILTSVGGRASGQGSLGYGGYTVSSFGSGNFSGGSFGLGSFGLGGLGGGSFGPNVCPGGIREVVTNQSLLEPLDVKIDPEVQQVKTQEREQLKVLNNQFATFIDKVRFLEQQNQVLKTKWDLLQQLNISTRPANLDPIFESYINSLQAHVDTLKAQQSQQDMELKTTQESVEDFKKKYETETNARTNAENDFVVLKKDVDAFYTAKVDLNTKVDNLQQEIEFYTVLNAAELAHEQETVNDTSVILSMDNNRTLNLDGILVEIQTQYEDIVEKSKAEADTLYHAKYQELQITAGKHGEDVKVLKTKISELNRTIQRIRAEIDRVKKQNASVEQAIVEADQKGEKTVKDAEDKLFQLEVALQQNKEELTRLLRDYQDLLNVKLALDVEIATYRKLLEGEENRLSGDLSNSVSYSVVTSSVSSTGSASTSFGHGNKSSGDGSNIYSSGAEYSSGTRAGSTSASFGSAGASSGAGTLESSSVKTQGSGQGSQEGSSTRVKF from the exons ATGAATGGGCAGGCTGTCAGGAGATCCCAAGTTGGAGGCTATAGCAGTGGCTCTGCTGTCTTGCCTGGTAGGAGCCGGAGAGTGGCTGGAAGCTCCTCTGTTCTGAAATATGGAAGCTATTCTGGAGGCAGAGGCTCTGGCTTTAGCAGTCATAGCCTTGTCAACCTCGGAAGACACAAGAGCATCCTTACCAGTGTGGGAGGTAGAGCCTCAGGCCAAGGAAGCCTAGGCTATGGAGGCTACACAGTGAGCAGCTTTGGAAGTGGAAATTTTAGTGGTGGCAGTTTTGGCTTGGGAAGCTTTGGTCTAGGTGGTTTGGGCGGTGGGTCATTTGGCCCTAATGTCTGCCCTGGTGGAATCCGTGAAGTGGTGACCAACCAGAGTCTTTTGGAGCCTCTGGATGTGAAGATAGACCCTGAGGTGCAACAGGTGAAGACCCAGGAGCGGGAGCAGCTCAAGGTCCTCAACAACCAATTTGCTACCTTCATTGACAAG gttcgGTTCCTAGAGCAGCAGAACCAGGTCTTGAAGACCAAATGGGACCTGCTCCAGCAGCTGAATATCAGTACCCGCCCAGCCAATCTGGATCCCATCTTTGAATCATACATCAACAGCCTGCAGGCCCATGTGGACACTCTCAAGGCTCAGCAGAGCCAGCAGGACATGGAACTGAAGACCACTCAGGAGTCAGTGGAAGACTTCAAGAAGAA GTATGAAACAGAAACCAACGCCCGTACAAATGCTGAGAATGACTTTGTGGTGCTTAAGAAG GATGTGGATGCTTTCTACACAGCTAAAGTTGATCTTAACACTAAGGTGGACAATCTTCAGCAAGAAATAGAATTCTACACAGTTCTGAATGCAGCT GAATTAGCCCATGAGCAGGAAACTGTCAATGACACCAGTGTGATCCTTTCCATGGATAACAATCGTACCCTGAACCTGGACGGCATCCTGGTTGAGATCCAGACTCAGTATGAGGATATTGTTGAGAAGAGTAAGGCAGAAGCTGATACCTTGTACCATGCCAAG TACCAAGAACTTCAGATCACTGCAGGGAAACATGGGGAAGATGTTAAGGTGCTCAAGACTAAGATCAGTGAGCTGAACCGAACCATTCAGAGAATACGTGCAGAAATCGACCGTGTCAAGAAACAG AATGCTTCAGTGGAACAGGCCATTGTGGAGGCTGACCAAAAAGGTGAGAAAACTGTCAAAGATGCTGAGGACAAACTGTTCCAGTTGGAGGTTGCCCTGCAGCAGAACAAAGAAGAACTCACCCGGTTGCTTAGGGACTACCAGGATCTGCTCAATGTCAAGCTGGCCCTAGATGTGGAGATTGCTACCTATAGAAAGCTACtggagggagaagagaacag GCTTTCTGGAGACTTATCTAATTCTGTGAGCTACT CTGTGGTTACCAGCAGTGTCTCATCCACTGGATCAGCATCCACAAGTTTTGGTCATGGGAACAAGAGTTCTGGAGATGGAAGCAACATATACAGCTCAGGAGCTGAATATAGTTCTGGCACCAGAGCTGGCTCTACTAGTGCTTCTTTTGGATCTGCAGGGGCCAGCTCTGGGGCTGGAACTCTAGAATCTAGTTCTGTGAAGACTCAGGGTTCAGGACAGGGAAGTCAGGAGGGCTCCTCTACCAGAGTGAAGTTCTAA